The Carassius gibelio isolate Cgi1373 ecotype wild population from Czech Republic chromosome B19, carGib1.2-hapl.c, whole genome shotgun sequence genomic interval tttgtacagtcaaaggtagacactgctatttttttgaacacacccctttcaactaattgcccaattgcacagccttaagagcgtgcatatcatgaatgctgggtcttgtttgttttctgacaatctactgaacctactggtaacttgtttgccacgtagcaataaaaaatatactaaaaaccttgattattctggttagtcacattgtactgctattattttgaacaatactgtatttcgGAGAActgttatttgtatatattaaatgtatttattaatgatataaattatatgaatataaatatagagctttaaatatcttcaaaaaaaaattgtattgccTGCCAACTCTGATTAGCTCTTTAGCCGGTCTGTCAAATAAATGAGACCATAATAGACTTCAGTGTGGTGTCCATCAGGAGACATTTCCAGTAGTGTCACAAATACATTTGCTTGAGCTGTTTAAAGTAGCTTATATCAGGTTCTTGAGACAGCGCTTAGCTGTACATCTGCTATTTCAAGAGTTCGAGTGCTGATCAGAGTTCATGCCGTTGTATTGCTACGTCTGCAGAACTTCACTATGCATTATTTTGCTCACGGCACAGCGATGGTAAAGACCCCATGAAACAGATGGATTCCTGTATTGGCTATTGAAGGACATGTCTTTCCTTTAGCCCCAAGTatacctttaaaataattttagtcaACATTGGGCATATGGATACCCTCAAAACACAATACTGCCATTTTGACTTCATGGGGTCTTTAAAGCGCTCCACTTTTCACCCTGTTCGCGTGCCATGCCTGATTTACTCATGCCTGCTGTTCTGTTTGTGCTGTGCACCTCTGTGTGTTGTgttatttgtgtttatgtgtgtttgtgcatgtgtcttGTGCTCACCATTAGGATCAGTGGGTGTGCGGTTTGTTCCTGAGCCCAAACCTGCATCAAGTGCCTCCTCTAAAGACTTCCAGCCGCCCCCTAAACAGGCCATTCTTCCTCCCAAATGGCTGATGggttcttcctcctcctccactGAGACTGCTCCAGtcccatcctcctcctcctcttcatcatcatcgtcgACTTCATCATCCTCTGCTCCCCCCATTGCTAAGCCTCCTCCTCGgactgtgtctttaaatgtagaCGACTCCTCCCGAAGTAATCCCACTCCTTCCGTTACAGCAGGAGACCGTGAAGCTCCGCCCACTGTTTCTGGTCACTCAACTCCGCCCACTGTCCCCGCCCACTCTACCCCTCCCACTGTCCCCGCCCACTCTGCTCCGCCCACTGTTTCTGCCCACTCCAACCCTCCTGCCTCTACTGCCCCGAAACAGCCGCCCGTGCCCCCTCCCAAACCCTCCCATCACAACAGCAACACTGCACTGCAAGGTGAGTCGGTATTTGTCCTGTCAGCTTTCGCCCCAAAACTGCAACTGTGAGGTATCTGTGGCTTCATGCTGCTTTCTTGAGCAGACTGCACTGTGCAGAATGATAAAAGCATGACCTGTTCAAATTATCATAACCTAGCAGTTATCATAGAAACCCTGGGGCTATCAGCTGGGgtttaaaatctgaaaaatcaGAGTTACCTGGAAATTTTATGGAAAATCCTTGTTTCAAAGGTGTTGGGAAACTATTTTGATTAACTGGTGCCAGATTCACAGATGAAGATTGAGAAAAAAAGTTTCTAATAAGGtcacataaatatatttctaagtgcagttcttaaaaaaaaaaaaaaaaaagttttcaaatgttttgttaGTAATATCTCAGTGTTTTCTTTAGAAGCAAATGATAGTTTTGTGATCGTTACTGAAGACTCGCTGATCAAGTCCATACATCTTGAAGGCCGTATTTGTGCTGCCTTCAGATTACTGCAATAATCACATTATACATGTTTTGTCATAAATCCCAGGATACACGCTATTGTCTGCACAAATATGTTTTGTTACATGCATAATTTATATTATGGAACCAGATATGTTGTGCTTATGCCTTCAGTAGCTTTCAAAAAGTGGGAAAAAATTGACTTTGAAGTGGCAGGGACATGTCTCATCTGCAagttgtgtgtgaatgtgtcgcatgcttgtgtgtgtgagtgtgtgtgtatggtcaCCGGTTTGAGTTATTTCTGGAGTTATCTTACAGAAAGTCCTATCAGGCATTACTCATAATGACCGATCATCATTTACATGATCAACCACTgatgtcactttaagacctgTTAAAGGTTAAGTTCTTTTTAAGAATGTTCCTTTTGAGGAATTTAAATTGTCCCTGTAGATAGTTTTCCATGCACCTCCTGCCTGTGTGGTCATACCGTGCTTTCATTTTATCAGTAGCTAAATTATTTCCTATCCTGCAGTGTATTGTTTTGACTCAATACAGattcatatttaattcatatttaatcaaCAGAGCATGACAGAGCATCACATTCATTCATGACAGAGACATACATGATTTAGTTTGTACATCAACATTACTATGTAAGTCAGATTGATGCTTGATGCTTACAGCTGTTTCATTTATATACAATGAAAACATACTGGTAACATTAAGAttcaatttaaaattatgtattagATATAATTGACTATACATTGAACTAACCACTAGACTAATAGATTAAAAGGTATCACAGCTGTACAGATAAcgagaccttttttttttcttaatctttcCCTCAGAATCAAGTCAGTTAATAGATAATTGCCTGTGTGTTTCGTGAATCAGGTGTGTTGGTGAGAGAGACAGATGAGCGCTCCATTGAGATGGACAGGCTGAGACATGTCTCTGTGCTGTTTGTGCTGGGACACTGTTCACTGAGCAGCTTcatgtgtctcacacacacacacacacacacacacctgtctctgAGCGGCTCCGGCTCCAGCCGCTTCTGAGGAAACACAGACAGCTACACAGTATTTGTTGTCTGACGGGTTTTAAATGTACCGTTTCCCAACAAATCAATACCAAAATGGCCAAAGTAATTGCACCTGGGCAAGTGAtgggaaaaagtgtgtgtgtgtgtgtgtgtgtgtgatgttcctGTAGGACTTGTGGGTCTGTTTGTCCTACACAGCAGCTGATGTTCTGTCTGCTCACAGACATAAGAACTCCTTGTACTGTTGTCCTTAACTTTTTTTATCAGTACAATAGAGCAAAACAGAGACCGCCCACTTTTCTAGCCTCCTGGGTTATatttttccccattcattttGTCCATAGACTTTTGAGAAAATCCTTCAGTCAAGAATTCTAAACCTTGACCCAAATGATGGATGAAAGTAACCTGGCATCAAACTAGCGCAATTAATTTGAacagctttaaatatttttggtagGTTTGACTTTACTGCAGCTGAAGTGTGTCTTTCTGGACCCCTGATAAAACCAACTGAGTTACAAATAATCGTATGCATCCCACTGCCTTTCATTGCAATCGTGCTGTTGTTTGAGTCTCAGACTGAGATGTTTGGATGCTCTTACTTAGAGTTTAATCTTGCTTACAGTGTTCAATTTACACagaggacccccccccccccaaaaaaaccctcatgttattccaaacccttgagaattttgtttatattcaaacattttaatgatttaatgaaacCTGACTAATTTCCCTTCCACCACTAACAGCCAAAACgtcaatatttcaaatatttcataAGGACACTGTAATAAAATCCAAATTAATGGCTTAATCCCAAGTTTTCTAACTACATTAGGGTTTTATTCACTTTGTCATTGATGCAAGAACGAATTCGTTGTTTTTCGCACCAaatgtttgtgcttccatttaCCATATCTTATGAGGTTTTGATCAGCATTTATTGGTGAAATAAAAGcccaaattaaatctgttcaccACATAAGGTGATCATATTTTtggaagacttggattaaaccacAGGGTGAGTAATTGACAGATTGTTTATTTctgggtgaacgatccctttaagcgTTTTGGAGGTTTTAATAGGTGTCACCTGTTGGACTGGACCAGTGTCCAACAGTGCGTGTGATTTGTTGTTTGAGATGCTATAAACACCTTTCCCTTCATCCACCCCAAAGCTTCAACGTTACAAAGATCTTACCAAGCTCCGCCTCCTCAGTACTGGACGAGCTGGAGACGGCAGGCAGAGTCTGGAGTCTATCTCTCCCTGCCCACCTACCTCAGCCCGAGGGGCGCTCAGCTCCGCCCAGGTAGCCCTGGTGCCGCCCCGTCCCACACCAGCTGGCATGCATGTCCTACTGCTCTAATAATCACAGAGTCTTGCTTGTTTTCACACCCATACTCAAGATCTCCATGATCCTGCTCCAAACCACTGCCATTACTGAGAACTGATGAATGGGGTTCAGTTCATCCTATTCAAAAGATATGATAATTATAGATAACTATGATTGAAGATTAACAGGATAAccagtaatgaatattaaattcaGAATCAGTCCAAATTACGtctgaaaatgtacatttatactaACATTTCACCCTAGTTAATGAGTGGCAATATCCACTTTCTAACATTGAGTTTTTGACATGGAACTGGCCTTCACTTAAGGTTAAGATTTGTGACATTTAGACCAGAAACATACTTTGTTCAAGTGCACAatttcataaaaagtaaaaaaaaaaaaagaatgcttggCCAGCCTCATCAAGGGCATACTTATCCTTGCACTGTTTCTTTGTGTCTGTGTAGTAACATGCTATTGAGAAACTAATTGGAggcaatttagattttatttcatttaaacttaACTTCCTCAGAAAGATTCTCTCCAAAGTGTTGCTCTGCCATGACGGTAGTTGgcctgatagaaaaaaaaaaacatccattgaAGTCGAATgtttaaggcccgttcacaccaaaaCTGATAACTAATGACAACTCTTTACACCAGTTTAAATGTTCTGGCTCTTTAAAGtcgggtggattctgattggccatcTGTTGAAGAAAAAAACTATGAAAGTGATTCAGACGATATTATTCCCCTCTGCCATTGTTATAGTTGTGATGTGGAATTCCCAgttattaacaattattaaaacGTTATAGTTATCACTGCAGTTATCATCCTCAGTGTAAACCGGTCCTACATCATCTCTTGTGGCATGATTCAGAATGAACTCATTTCTAGCTCATGTTCATGAACTTGCATAGAGTGGTATGTTTTAGACCTTAATGCATTAAACTTCATCATTGTCTGTAGAATCTATCATCTTAGATTATATTAAATCCCTCCCCATCTCATACTAATCTAATCCCCAGTTTTATTGAATCAAGGCATGCGAATCAATGTTTAAGCATCCTAGCTTGGCACTTTCGTACAAACTAATTTGTTGTTGTCACATGTGCTTTAACCCTCGTTTCTATGTGAAGTTAATTttgattgtattttgtttatttctacAGTGGATCCCTCCCAAGTCCCAGTCTCAGTCAAGCGATCTCCTCCCGTTCCCCCAAAGAGGGTGACTCCTGTGACCAAGCGCCTCTCAGACGACTCTTCGGCCAATCAGCCTGAGCCTCCGCCCCCAGGCCCCGCCTCCAATCCGGTCCCGTCCCCAGCTTCGGCCCCGCCCCCTGGCCAATCAGACAACTCCGAAGCACTCTCCCCTCCACCAACCCATATACCTCCATCCCCTCCCCGTGCCCACCAGCCTGAGGTCCCACACGTGGACCCCCCCAGCCCCACCACAGAGCCACCCTCGGAGCCGCCCTTACCTCTGCACATACGCATCCAGAGAGCCTTGAACAGTCCTGGCCCCATCCAGCCCAACCCGGAGGGATCCAAGCGAGCTCATTCGCTTCTGTTTGAGTCACCCCCGGACTTTCTGGCTGAGGCCCAAGGAGAGAGGCGAAACTCTCTTCCTGTCACTATCGAACCTCTGCGACTGTGAGTGTCCCAATCAGTTCATCTCAGAACTCAGTGCTCTCTGCTTTTCTACATTTATTACTGATTGCTACGTTTTGCATCCCAAGAAGAAATCCTGCCTACTGTTATGCCACTTATTATgtgagctgggtagattacttactaAGTGTAATatgttactgattccaaatgaCATGACAAAAAATTTGAGTTAGTTGTGTAATccattaaattacacattttaggaAATATAATCCGATTACATTCAGATTTCTTTTGAGCTTTCTCTTTATTGAGTTAAATAGGATCATCTTGTACCAGATTGATCAAAATACAAagattaagaatatatatattccattattCGTTATTAGCAACATGAAGTCTATTAAAcattacatcaaggtttcccaaacgTTAGGAGGGAGTTTAATGGAAAGCTGataattatatcattaaaaaaaaataatcaaatcaatcaaGATAAAACGGGCACTAAAAATGTTTACCTGCATGTGATGTGACCATAACCAACATCAGGGACGTGCAAAGGTGATAcatcataattaaaaatatttattttaaagtctcGGGGTGCTTCAAGTAAATCTATTAGATAACAGGGGATTTTATTAAGGAGTATATTAAAGCAGTAAACtctttcagaaatgaaaattgAAAAGATGAAAGGGAGAATTAGgggagaatcaataaattataaataaataaataatataatatagtgggtgtgatgtaatatatatatgtattacaaTTAAAGGAATATTCACTGTGTGTGATTGTGTACTGTCTAGGCCTGAGGATGATGATTTTGACATTGAAGAAGAGCTGCAGAAGCTGCGCCCCGCCCCTCGGCCCACTCTTCAGCTGGAGCCGCGCAGCCGGAGGGGTCTGGTGGGAGACCCTCGGGTCACCGTCATCCCTGAGGACACGGGGCACGGAGACAGCGTCGACGAGGAGAACGAAGAGAGCGATTCTGATGGACCCGTCAATTACAGAGAGGACGATGATGACGACGATGAGGAGGATGTTCCCAAGGGTATGATGCTTTAACTCTGTCTGACCAGCCGTGTGAGGGTTATTGAGGAATACTGTACCTCTCCTGCATTAATAAGGGAATTAAAAAATATCTTTGTAATGGTCTCCACTTGAAAACATGGTGAATACGGAGTTAAAACTTGGACAAAAAttgcttataaaaaataaaaaaaattcaaaccccATCTATTTGAATAATAGTAAGCTTTTAATCAGTAGGTACAAGTAAATGCAATCGATTAATAGTGTCATCTGGTTCAGAACGTAGTGTTTTGCTCAAACTCTGTTAACAGTTTTCTTTTATCAGTGCTTTAACCTTTTATGTGCTCAAATCTTGACTGTTGCAGCTTTGTTTTGCTCACAGCATCAATACCAAGTTTGTGCAAAGCGCTGATGAGGGTTGTGTGTATCTTGTCAGGTGGGCTGGCGAGCCGTGTGAAGCGTAAGGACACTCTGGCTCTGAAGCTGGAGCGTCAgcaggagaaagagaaagagcagtCTCAGGACCAGGAGAACATCACCTGGGACAACAAAGAGCAGTGGGAGTCTGTCCGCAACAAGATCGGCAGCGCCCtcaataggtgtgtgtgtgtgtgtgtgtctgtctgtgtctgtgtgtgtgtctgtgtctgtgtgtgtgtgtgttcactctggGTTTACGTGCTCTCTGTACTGTCCACACTCacactgtgtgtgttttgcatgttCTGATAGGAGGCTGAGTCAGAGACCCACCGCGCAAGAGCTTGAGCAGAGAAACATCCTTCTGGGTCAGTCTTACATCCGTCGTCTTCTTGTCCTCTGGAGCATGTGTTGTAGTCAGTATTAGCTGATGTAGGTCCCAAGTTTGTGATGCTTCCAGAAAAGATTTCCTTAACATCTGCACGATCTTTTGTTTCAGCCAAGGATGAAGCGGATCGACGCGCAgaaagaagtgaaatcaagcgcAGACTGACCAGAAAGGTTTGAAGGCACACATCCATCATCTGACTATCTGTTTCTCATGAAAACCTCTAAAGCTCTTAAATGTTTGGAATTACTTTTTTAGACAAATACACTTCTGTCTAATttggtttggagtcagtaagatttatctcttatgtttttgaaagcaatCTCCAATGCTCACCAAGTCTGAATGTAAAATCAAACATACAGTCAAATAAGTGCTAtagtgaaatactattacaatttaaaatcacttttttatatttgaatgtattttaaaatgtaatgtatttcctTGATGGTCTGGTGCCTAAGaaacattttaacattgataatatagGAAAATAGTTGTGTCGCTTTGGTTATGAATTttgttttaggattctttgatgaaaagacatcttttgtaacattatgcatGTTTGTACTgtcattgttattatatataattttaatgtccttgttaaaaaaaaaagtttctttaaaaaatactcTTAATATTctaaatgttattaataatatttaataattaaaaatacatactgtttaaagttttaaagttttgttaattgtgaaatatagaattttacatttttactaatTTTACTCAAGTTatttcttaaaatcttaaaaaataataataataataaagaaataataatcttaaaaccCTTCCGTTAGAGATTCAAAATTCTAAATGTAATATCATCAAATATAAATGCTTGTTTACTACTCACCCATTTGACTTCTTAACTGTCACGGACAAATACATGTGCACAAAAAGCTGCAATAAAATGACGTGAAGTTTTGTGGTGCGAGTAGGTGCTGATCTAGCAGAGCGTGAAAGCAAGtgttgctgttgtgtgtgtgtgcagctgtccCAGAGGCCTACGGTGGCTGAGCTGCAGGCCAGAAAGATCCTGCGCTTTCATGAGTATGTGGAGTGCACTCACGCTCAAGACTACGACCGGCGCGCTGACAAACCCTGGACCAAACTCACACCTTCTGACAAGGTCTGACCCTGTCACTGCTCACCGATATAACAGCATTTAAATGGCGTCTCATGTACGCTgcctagaaaaaaaacatttgcaaatcaGGAAATCAAGCAAGTCTTATTTGAAAAGGCACATTGAGACTCAGAGACACTATATCAACCATCTTGGCTGTAAAGCATTAGAATTTCAAGTTGATTTGACCAAATGACATCATCATTAAGGTGTACTGTAAGATGTTTTATACAACCGGTGTTTAAGATGTTCTTTCTTTGTCCTCTTACAGGCGGCCATAAGAAAAGAGCTGAATGACTTTAAGAGCTCAGAAATGGAAGTACATGAGGACAGCAGGATATACACCAGGTGAGACACTTTTAACACTTTCTTGACTGGAATAAGTTAATACAACCGCAAGACTGTGATGACCAGTCAATATACATCCATACATATATATCAAAAGTCAATCAAaagtttgaatatattgtaaagtgccatttatttctgtgatcaaagctgtattttcagcatcattgctgcagtcttcagtgtcacatgatccttcagaaatcagtctaatatattgatttgctgctcaaaaatatatattcaaataaatacaaaatctaaaagaacagcatttatgtaaaATACAACTCTTTTATTGCACaattcatacacaatggtaattcaaagtgctttacataaaaggaagtaaaataatcacaagaataaaaaaaaggaatttaaaaacttttcaaataatttaaaatgatttaaagcaGTTAAGAACAgaaaattattatacataaaatacagtgcaatccgTTCGGACATGAGCACGGTACTCATTCActaaatgcacagccaaacaaatgagttttgagtctggatttaaagggttaatccaccccaaaatgaaaactttgtcattaatcacttaccctcatgttgttccaaacctgtaaatgcTCTGTTCGTCtctggaacacaatttaagatattttagatgaaaaccgggatgcttgtgactgtcccatagacttccaagtaaaatacactgtcaaggtcaagAAAAGTGTGAAAGATTGTCATCGGAATAATCCATCATAGCTAAAAAGTGTAAAACTGACTCTAtactaatgatctgagtggtttattgggtttatattcagtgagcatatctgaagtgtatttcagtcctaggtcattgagtgacttatatacgagtaaaagtactttaaaatcaatcctaaatgtaactggaagccagtgtaaggacctgaggactggtgtgatat includes:
- the LOC127979268 gene encoding phosphatase and actin regulator 4A isoform X2, with the protein product MDKESNSVDEETASSDDEVDHSVPDSDGAPPGAGTPSAKGKGKFSNLGKIFKPWKWRKKKSSDKFKETSEVLERKISMRKPREELIERGLLKDVPENESNDVNHKAPPVKNGHTVPGERRSDTGSEVKAPSSRPQGEEQRISLAPEPERRNRAPSDVSRNRQPLDVDARTRIPPETERRSRPESDLERPAGSLQRERPGQEEGRYRREERDEKAGRDRERRDRKDDREGRGDRRDKRPDKEDGYGRGERDEREKERRNDRERRDEKDWRENKDRKQPRDRKEDHERRDEPERVDERERKELNERREDRERREERDRREERDRRDIRRPEPVKQVSDGKLFRPQSEQDMRPVLQKSSSDIGQKVRPFSESIQSSTLPRHTPEEEESRTRTGSVGVRFVPEPKPASSASSKDFQPPPKQAILPPKWLMGSSSSSTETAPVPSSSSSSSSSSTSSSSAPPIAKPPPRTVSLNVDDSSRSNPTPSVTAGDREAPPTVSGHSTPPTVPAHSTPPTVPAHSAPPTVSAHSNPPASTAPKQPPVPPPKPSHHNSNTALQASTLQRSYQAPPPQYWTSWRRQAESGVYLSLPTYLSPRGAQLRPVDPSQVPVSVKRSPPVPPKRVTPVTKRLSDDSSANQPEPPPPGPASNPVPSPASAPPPGQSDNSEALSPPPTHIPPSPPRAHQPEVPHVDPPSPTTEPPSEPPLPLHIRIQRALNSPGPIQPNPEGSKRAHSLLFESPPDFLAEAQGERRNSLPVTIEPLRLPEDDDFDIEEELQKLRPAPRPTLQLEPRSRRGLVGDPRVTVIPEDTGHGDSVDEENEESDSDGPVNYREDDDDDDEEDVPKGGLASRVKRKDTLALKLERQQEKEKEQSQDQENITWDNKEQWESVRNKIGSALNRRLSQRPTAQELEQRNILLAKDEADRRAERSEIKRRLTRKLSQRPTVAELQARKILRFHEYVECTHAQDYDRRADKPWTKLTPSDKAAIRKELNDFKSSEMEVHEDSRIYTRFHRP
- the LOC127979268 gene encoding phosphatase and actin regulator 4A isoform X1, whose amino-acid sequence is MGHGASTQTLNPSLAYITDDEVDHSVPDSDGAPPGAGTPSAKGKGKFSNLGKIFKPWKWRKKKSSDKFKETSEVLERKISMRKPREELIERGLLKDVPENESNDVNHKAPPVKNGHTVPGERRSDTGSEVKAPSSRPQGEEQRISLAPEPERRNRAPSDVSRNRQPLDVDARTRIPPETERRSRPESDLERPAGSLQRERPGQEEGRYRREERDEKAGRDRERRDRKDDREGRGDRRDKRPDKEDGYGRGERDEREKERRNDRERRDEKDWRENKDRKQPRDRKEDHERRDEPERVDERERKELNERREDRERREERDRREERDRRDIRRPEPVKQVSDGKLFRPQSEQDMRPVLQKSSSDIGQKVRPFSESIQSSTLPRHTPEEEESRTRTGSVGVRFVPEPKPASSASSKDFQPPPKQAILPPKWLMGSSSSSTETAPVPSSSSSSSSSSTSSSSAPPIAKPPPRTVSLNVDDSSRSNPTPSVTAGDREAPPTVSGHSTPPTVPAHSTPPTVPAHSAPPTVSAHSNPPASTAPKQPPVPPPKPSHHNSNTALQASTLQRSYQAPPPQYWTSWRRQAESGVYLSLPTYLSPRGAQLRPVDPSQVPVSVKRSPPVPPKRVTPVTKRLSDDSSANQPEPPPPGPASNPVPSPASAPPPGQSDNSEALSPPPTHIPPSPPRAHQPEVPHVDPPSPTTEPPSEPPLPLHIRIQRALNSPGPIQPNPEGSKRAHSLLFESPPDFLAEAQGERRNSLPVTIEPLRLPEDDDFDIEEELQKLRPAPRPTLQLEPRSRRGLVGDPRVTVIPEDTGHGDSVDEENEESDSDGPVNYREDDDDDDEEDVPKGGLASRVKRKDTLALKLERQQEKEKEQSQDQENITWDNKEQWESVRNKIGSALNRRLSQRPTAQELEQRNILLAKDEADRRAERSEIKRRLTRKLSQRPTVAELQARKILRFHEYVECTHAQDYDRRADKPWTKLTPSDKAAIRKELNDFKSSEMEVHEDSRIYTRFHRP
- the LOC127979268 gene encoding phosphatase and actin regulator 4A isoform X3, producing the protein MDSRDDEVDHSVPDSDGAPPGAGTPSAKGKGKFSNLGKIFKPWKWRKKKSSDKFKETSEVLERKISMRKPREELIERGLLKDVPENESNDVNHKAPPVKNGHTVPGERRSDTGSEVKAPSSRPQGEEQRISLAPEPERRNRAPSDVSRNRQPLDVDARTRIPPETERRSRPESDLERPAGSLQRERPGQEEGRYRREERDEKAGRDRERRDRKDDREGRGDRRDKRPDKEDGYGRGERDEREKERRNDRERRDEKDWRENKDRKQPRDRKEDHERRDEPERVDERERKELNERREDRERREERDRREERDRRDIRRPEPVKQVSDGKLFRPQSEQDMRPVLQKSSSDIGQKVRPFSESIQSSTLPRHTPEEEESRTRTGSVGVRFVPEPKPASSASSKDFQPPPKQAILPPKWLMGSSSSSTETAPVPSSSSSSSSSSTSSSSAPPIAKPPPRTVSLNVDDSSRSNPTPSVTAGDREAPPTVSGHSTPPTVPAHSTPPTVPAHSAPPTVSAHSNPPASTAPKQPPVPPPKPSHHNSNTALQASTLQRSYQAPPPQYWTSWRRQAESGVYLSLPTYLSPRGAQLRPVDPSQVPVSVKRSPPVPPKRVTPVTKRLSDDSSANQPEPPPPGPASNPVPSPASAPPPGQSDNSEALSPPPTHIPPSPPRAHQPEVPHVDPPSPTTEPPSEPPLPLHIRIQRALNSPGPIQPNPEGSKRAHSLLFESPPDFLAEAQGERRNSLPVTIEPLRLPEDDDFDIEEELQKLRPAPRPTLQLEPRSRRGLVGDPRVTVIPEDTGHGDSVDEENEESDSDGPVNYREDDDDDDEEDVPKGGLASRVKRKDTLALKLERQQEKEKEQSQDQENITWDNKEQWESVRNKIGSALNRRLSQRPTAQELEQRNILLAKDEADRRAERSEIKRRLTRKLSQRPTVAELQARKILRFHEYVECTHAQDYDRRADKPWTKLTPSDKAAIRKELNDFKSSEMEVHEDSRIYTRFHRP
- the LOC127979268 gene encoding phosphatase and actin regulator 4A isoform X5; this translates as MDSRDDEVDHSVPDSDGAPPGAGTPSAKGKGKFSNLGKIFKPWKWRKKKSSDKFKETSEVLERKISMRKPREELIERGLLKDVPENESNDVNHKAPPVKNGHTVPGERRSDTGSEVKAPSSRPQGEEQRISLAPEPERRNRAPSDVSRNRQPLDVDARTRIPPETERRSRPESDLERPAGSLQRERPGQEEGRYRREERDEKAGRDRERRDRKDDREGRGDRRDKRPDKEDGYGRGERDEREKERRNDRERRDEKDWRENKDRKQPRDRKEDHERRDEPERVDERERKELNERREDRERREERDRREERDRRDIRRPEPVKQVSDGKLFRPQSEQDMRPVLQKSSSDIGQKVRPFSESIQSSTLPRHTPEEEESRTRTGSVGVRFVPEPKPASSASSKDFQPPPKQAILPPKWLMGSSSSSTETAPVPSSSSSSSSSSTSSSSAPPIAKPPPRTVSLNVDDSSRSNPTPSVTAGDREAPPTVSGHSTPPTVPAHSTPPTVPAHSAPPTVSAHSNPPASTAPKQPPVPPPKPSHHNSNTALQVDPSQVPVSVKRSPPVPPKRVTPVTKRLSDDSSANQPEPPPPGPASNPVPSPASAPPPGQSDNSEALSPPPTHIPPSPPRAHQPEVPHVDPPSPTTEPPSEPPLPLHIRIQRALNSPGPIQPNPEGSKRAHSLLFESPPDFLAEAQGERRNSLPVTIEPLRLPEDDDFDIEEELQKLRPAPRPTLQLEPRSRRGLVGDPRVTVIPEDTGHGDSVDEENEESDSDGPVNYREDDDDDDEEDVPKGGLASRVKRKDTLALKLERQQEKEKEQSQDQENITWDNKEQWESVRNKIGSALNRRLSQRPTAQELEQRNILLAKDEADRRAERSEIKRRLTRKLSQRPTVAELQARKILRFHEYVECTHAQDYDRRADKPWTKLTPSDKAAIRKELNDFKSSEMEVHEDSRIYTRFHRP
- the LOC127979268 gene encoding phosphatase and actin regulator 4A isoform X4; protein product: MGHGASTQTLNPSLAYITDDEVDHSVPDSDGAPPGAGTPSAKGKGKFSNLGKIFKPWKWRKKKSSDKFKETSEVLERKISMRKPREELIERGLLKDVPENESNDVNHKAPPVKNGHTVPGERRSDTGSEVKAPSSRPQGEEQRISLAPEPERRNRAPSDVSRNRQPLDVDARTRIPPETERRSRPESDLERPAGSLQRERPGQEEGRYRREERDEKAGRDRERRDRKDDREGRGDRRDKRPDKEDGYGRGERDEREKERRNDRERRDEKDWRENKDRKQPRDRKEDHERRDEPERVDERERKELNERREDRERREERDRREERDRRDIRRPEPVKQVSDGKLFRPQSEQDMRPVLQKSSSDIGQKVRPFSESIQSSTLPRHTPEEEESRTRTGSVGVRFVPEPKPASSASSKDFQPPPKQAILPPKWLMGSSSSSTETAPVPSSSSSSSSSSTSSSSAPPIAKPPPRTVSLNVDDSSRSNPTPSVTAGDREAPPTVSGHSTPPTVPAHSTPPTVPAHSAPPTVSAHSNPPASTAPKQPPVPPPKPSHHNSNTALQVDPSQVPVSVKRSPPVPPKRVTPVTKRLSDDSSANQPEPPPPGPASNPVPSPASAPPPGQSDNSEALSPPPTHIPPSPPRAHQPEVPHVDPPSPTTEPPSEPPLPLHIRIQRALNSPGPIQPNPEGSKRAHSLLFESPPDFLAEAQGERRNSLPVTIEPLRLPEDDDFDIEEELQKLRPAPRPTLQLEPRSRRGLVGDPRVTVIPEDTGHGDSVDEENEESDSDGPVNYREDDDDDDEEDVPKGGLASRVKRKDTLALKLERQQEKEKEQSQDQENITWDNKEQWESVRNKIGSALNRRLSQRPTAQELEQRNILLAKDEADRRAERSEIKRRLTRKLSQRPTVAELQARKILRFHEYVECTHAQDYDRRADKPWTKLTPSDKAAIRKELNDFKSSEMEVHEDSRIYTRFHRP